The Fusarium oxysporum Fo47 chromosome II, complete sequence genome includes a region encoding these proteins:
- a CDS encoding uncharacterized protein (expressed protein): protein MISDELNQSLNGKTTHDVLKAASVNTTGLYIPDENINSDNVEEVTKVIICSVLSEVPVIGSLLSGLLDAFWPGGPTDIWESIKGKVEALVDEKIQQHEATMMRQKLHGIYLVLKNLTDQPPLSQARNFHSTLTFLCLEAPSFIENESPWYCLPFIIPFGTLYISALWTRCKYCIDIDGTDSSKDKYEQNLAKAIEDFQAAVAKARTQCIEKRKKEINHKEWDYVNGITYHEVEDQRTHSNLTISSDKVSSDANKAKLFEQLNYDIDSQYGGELDTILAPTRLWERYKPGYVAQIQYYQHLEYPRWLWNGISPTTTRFDTSWFHRTKGKLDRIVCYHTDIGGNKQVVGMQLAYGDYHLNIGGRRGTCTSMYIDYNEEVVNVRATASKKYNTLETIQFTKARQTFDSQGRAKFDNYSSIGNAKELVIPTGMGFMGSLAFLAAQVNTEELHFIHNSETAKPHPASMVGACGWSHDDDDEGFIGLFQPVFGCWEKIALDGGSTWSLRDPRL, encoded by the coding sequence ATGATATCTGACGAGCTTAACCAAAGTCTTAACGGAAAAACGACACACGATGTCCTTAAGGCTGCATCTGTTAATACAACAGGGCTATATATTCCTGACGAGAATATTAACTCAGATAACGTCGAGGAAGTGACTAAGGTTATCATCTGCTCGGTTTTGAGCGAGGTGCCTGTTATTGGCTCGTTGCTCTCGGGCTTGCTAGATGCATTCTGGCCAGGCGGCCCAACAGATATCTGGGAGAGTATCAAGGGCAAGGTGGAAGCTCTTGTAGACGAAAAGATTCAACAACATGAGGCCACGATGATGAGACAGAAACTTCACGGTATCTACCTCGTACTCAAGAACTTGACGGATCAGCCACCACTTAGCCAGGCTAGGAATTTCCACTCGACTCTCACCTTTCTCTGCCTCGAAGCGCCATCATTCATCGAGAACGAATCCCCTTGGTACTGTCTTCCCTTCATTATTCCCTTTGGTACGCTGTATATATCTGCGCTTTGGACTCGGTGCAAATACTGCATTGACATCGATGGTACAGATTCGTCAAAGGATAAATATGAACAAAATCTTGCAAAGGCAATCGAAGATTTCCAAGCTGCAGTCGCCAAAGCAAGGACCCAATGCATTGAGAAGCGGAAGAAGGAGATTAACCATAAAGAATGGGATTATGTTAATGGGATTACATACCATGAGGTGGAAGACCAGCGTACCCATTCCAACCTTACCATTTCATCGGATAAGGTTTCATCCGATGCAAACAAAGCCAAATTGTTCGAGCAACTCAACTACGATATTGATTCCCAATATGGAGGGGAACTTGACACAATCCTTGCACCCACTCGTCTTTGGGAGCGATACAAGCCTGGCTATGTAGCCCAGATCCAATACTATCAGCACCTGGAGTATCCTCGATGGTTATGGAATGGCATCTCGCCGACAACAACGCGCTTTGATACGAGTTGGTTCCATCGGACTAAGGGAAAGCTTGACAGGATTGTTTGTTACCACACTGACATTGGTGGCAATAAGCAAGTGGTAGGCATGCAGCTGGCCTACGGTGACTATCACCTTAATATCGGAGGAAGGCGAGGTACGTGTACTTCCATGTACATTGATTACAATGAAGAGGTCGTCAATGTGCGCGCCACAGCTTCAAAGAAGTATAATACACTGGAAACCATACAGTTCACGAAGGCGCGGCAAACCTTCGACAGTCAAGGCCGTGCAAAGTTCGACAATTACTCAAGTATCGGAAATGCTAAAGAACTAGTTATTCCCACAGGGATGGGGTTCATGGGATCACTTGCGTTTCTTGCTGCCCAGGTCAATACTGAAGAGCTTCACTTTATCCATAATAGTGAAACCGCAAAGCCACATCCTGCAAGCATGGTTGGGGCTTGTGGATGGTCtcacgatgacgacgatgaagggTTCATTGGTTTATTCCAGCCTGTCTTTGGATGTTGGGAAAAAATCGCGCTGGATGGAGGGTCTACTTGGTCGCTAAGGGATCCTCGTCTATAA
- a CDS encoding arginase family-domain-containing protein, with the protein MRFGHLLSVLPLAGLTLACNHHHDDKKWAAEELAELEAKWGFDWAFGGIGTFAHLNHVKCLTEPTEPYDIAIIGAPFDTAVTYRPGARFGPRSIRHASGRQHSLRGYNPRADINPYQNWAKIVDCGDIPITPIDNDIAQKQMTQALEQLGVRKTVSSISSKPKLFTLGGDHSLTLPALRALKKVYGDREIQVLHFDAHLDTWNPHAYPSYWGTTPFNHGSMFWLANQEGLLSNSSSHPSVHAGLRTRLTGIQDNEDDTAQNWIRFSADDIDKIGTQGIIDGIMKILGTENLVYLSVDIDVLDPAFAPGTGTPEPGGWSTREFINILRGIEDLNLVGADVVEVSPVYQGAGEETTFAAAQVVYEILTSMVKRGLQDLGRSDKASKDEL; encoded by the exons ATGAGATTCGGCCATCTCCTCTCAGTTCTCCCCCTCGCTGGGCTGACCCTTGCCTGCAACCACCATCACGACGACAAGAAATGGGCTGCTGAAGAGTTGGCCGAACTCGAGGCAAAATGGGGTTTTGAT TGGGCATTCGGCGGCATTGGCACTTTCGCGCACCTGAATCATGTTAAATGCCTGACAGAGCCAACCGAGCCCTACGACATCGCCATTATTGGCGCTCCATTCGACACCGCTGTGACGTATCGGCCCGGCGCACGATTCGGTCCAAGAAGTATTCGTCACGCATCAGGTCGCCAGCACTCGCTCCGCGGCTACAATCCTCGAGCAGACATCAATCCATATCAAAACTGGGCCAAGATCGTGGATTGCGGAGATATCCCTATAACACCTATTGATAATGATATTGCTCAGAAGCAGATGACGCAGGCACTGGAGCAATTGGGAGTGCGCAAGACTGTATCGTCTATCTCCTCGAAACCCAAGCTGTTCACGCTCGGTGGCGATCATAGCTTGACTTTGCCTGCTCTTCGAGCATTAAAGAAGGTCTATGGTGATCGCGAGATCCAAGTCCTTCATTTCGATG CCCATCTTGACACATGGAACCCTCATGCATATCCATCTTACTGGGGAACAACGCCTTTCAACCATGGATCCATGTTCTGGCTAGCTAATCAGGAAGGACTACTCTCCAACTCGTCATCCCATCCTTCCGTCCACGCGGGCTTGCGAACACGACTCACTGGCATCCAAGACAACGAAGACGATACTGCGCAGAACTGGATTCGTTTCTCAGCTGACGACATCGACAAAATTGGCACTCAAGGTATAATCGACGGCATAATGAAGATTCTAGGCACCGAAAACCTGGTGTACCTCTCGGTAGACATTGACGTCCTTGACCCAGCCTTTGCGCCAGGAACAGGGACGCCTGAGCCTGGAGGCTGGTCTACCAGGGAATTTATAAACATCCTCAGAGGCATCGAAGATCTGAACTTGGTCGGCGCTGATGTCGTGGAAGTTTCTCCTGTCTATCAAGGAGCGGGTGAAGAGACGACATTTGCAGCTGCACAGGTCGTTTATGAGATTTTGACGTCTATGGTCAAGAGAGGACTACAAGATCTAGGAAGGTCGGACAAGGCTAGTAAGGATGAGCTATAG
- a CDS encoding fungal-specific transcription factor domain-containing protein, which yields MPSGARSRSGCAACKSQRLKCDETWPSCGRCNRLGMNCSGPIIRLRWSQKHQARPDNRLQKRTTHTKQSLQPWTTRHSNVPGQPEAALLHSNFSSLPLVFDTPAVDGNYALSPNHGGDSWIDEAFGDMMPELMSFGLIPNATTTSIQTPELVQMTEEFGPTAETAVLDPRESLHQEGEISASPITPLPIDTNRPQSVSSQPVQIAKTTQPCTSTVVDRPFNDYSTILVEYYFKDTAAILALYDSEMNPFRSTVSRVWTSSELIYCTLQSMAASFLSNVYPQLLNTGLYFRQKAIHLLNDLDDSSIHEQALIALFMIGGTASWFDVNDTGSEYFPRLKKHVQSLKTSGRMSPTGQSQAFFENTLACWEISWLSIFECTLTLIRPADPDPKPGSIFPVVQIPHPVTGVAHEIHATLARVGRLVRRNRRRAMSKQFLTRDSILEAHREVDEAAELEIFLTNLQVPLESAIVQTGDSQTPTWHLTALAEVYRFVGLIQLYHVFPDTLVSRMNLQNSHPGGDVAEVSAHEAEERLRQFTLKAVEILRSIPAESGTKDFHPFLIVAICSGLKIPVVEVSASPQTMAGLRNSLALVAADVHRARGFLRGRLQLLLHSLPKNPIQRCIDIVEATWTETDNRHGISGRPTYWMDVMMQNNWETFMA from the exons ATGCCTAGCGGGGCTCGATCGCGCAGCGGATGCGCCGCATGCAAGTCCCAACGG TTGAAGTGCGATGAGACTTGGCCGTCTTGCGGCAGATGTAATCGCCTCGGTATGAACTGTTCTGGGCCGATTATCCGTCTGAGATGGTCACAAAAGCACCAAGCACGTCCCGATAACAGACTCCAAAAGCGAACAACACATACGAAGCAGAGTCTACAGCCATGGACGACTAGGCACTCCAATGTTCCAGGCCAGCCGGAAGCTGCTCTCCTGCATTCAAACTTCTCTTCGTTGCCATTGGTGTTTGACACTCCGGCTGTCGACGGAAATTATGCCCTTTCTCCCAACCACGGCGGCGATAGCTGGATTGATGAAGCGTTCGGAGACATGATGCCGGAACTCATGTCATTTGGTCTCATACCGAATGCTACCACGACATCAATCCAAACGCCAGAACTGGTGCAAATGACAGAGGAATTCGGCCCAACAGCCGAGACGGCGGTGTTAGACCCAAGAGAGTCATTACACCAGGAGGGGGAGATCTCAGCATCACCCATAACACCTTTACCGATTGATACGAACCGACCGCAAAGCGTCTCATCTCAACCAGTGCAAATCGCGAAGACGACACAGCCTTGCACTTCGACAGTTGTCGACCGACCTTTCAACGATTACAGTACCATTCTCGTCGAGTACTACTTCAAAGATACAGCCGCTATACTCGCCCTATACGACAGCGAGATGAACCCATTCCGTTCAACCGTCTCTCGCGTATGGACATCCTCCGAACTCATATACTGTACACTGCAGAGCATGGCTGCGTCATTTCTCTCCAATGTCTATCCTCAGTTGCTAAATACCGGACTCTACTTTCGACAAAAAGCCATCCATCTTCTTAATGATCTTGATGACTCTTCAATCCATGAACAGGCGCTGATAGCCTTGTTCATGATTGGTGGAACAGCTAGCTGGTTTGATGTCAACGACACTGGTTCCGAATATTTTCCCCGCCTTAAGAAGCATGTACAGAGTCTGAAGACTTCCGGTCGCATGTCGCCGACAGGACAGAGCCAAGCATTCTTCGAGAATACTTTGGCTTGCTGGGAAAT TTCATGGCTGTCAATCTTCGAATGCACTCTAACTCTGATCAGACCGGCAGATCCAGATCCAAAACCTGGATCGATATTCCCCGTGGTCCAGATACCACATCCTGTAACCGGAGTCGCGCACGAGATCCATGCTACTCTCGCAAGGGTCGGTCGTTTGGTCAGAAGAAATCGTCGTCGTGCCATGTCCAAACAATTCCTCACACGGGATAGCATTTTGGAGGCGCATcgcgaggttgatgaagcagcGGAATTAGAAATATTCCTCACCAACCTGCAAGTTCCGTTAGAGTCCGCTATAGTGCAAACGGGCGACTCACAAACACCAACCTGGCATCTCACAGCCCTTGCAGAAGTGTATCGCTTCGTTGGCCTTATTCAGCTGTATCATGTCTTCCCCGACACTCTTGTATCGAGGATGAACCTCCAGAATTCACATCCTGGGGGAGATGTCGCTGAAGTATCTGCCCATGAAGCGGAAGAGAGGTTGAGACAGTTCACGCTCAAGGCCGTCGAGATCCTCCGCTCAATACCTGCTGAATCTGGGACCAAGGACTTTCATCCATTCTTGATAGTCGCAATCTGCAGTGGACTAAAAATTCCAGTAGTCGAAGTGTCAGCCTCTCCCCAGACCATGGCGGGCTTGAGGAACTCGTTAGCTCTAGTGGCGGCTGATGTTCATCGGGCGCGGGGATTTCTGAGGGGCCGACTACAACTGCTTTTGCACTCTCTTCCCAAGAACCCAATCCAGCGCTGCATCGACATAGTCGAGGCTACTTGGACCGAAACAGACAATCGTCATGGGATTTCAGGACGACCTACGTACTGGATGGATGTGATGATGCAGAATAACTGGGAGACTTTTATGGCATGA
- a CDS encoding Alpha/Beta hydrolase protein, with translation MFLAPIHLLRRTATTPSHLHTIKFFLIYFLPVALAGVLNTLPIVDLGYEQHRASFLDVGYISFIDEISDLALTHTYTTSNQYNFSKIRYGQAPIGDLCFKAPLSPKGRNPKLQLGEVGRICPEAFPHWFRISEEFAANFSAGTGATFNLTAAEIGAKQHFDSTALKPDPRITEDCLFLDVVTPKAAFDNAQKYGRNSSLGAPVVIWIHGGGYVGGCKNHLGGVNLPTIPTTLIKSSQVADKQGIVFVSINYRLGALGWLGGASIVRAGGVANAGLYDQQLAIKWVVDHISLFGGDPSRIKLLGESAGAIVQSPGYWPIFDPDLAESATKQFLAVLNVSSVEESRTLDSATVIKANQLQINRSPNRYFGYDPTVDSLFVPDLPHILLSKGAHTKNVKVMTSYTNNEGPLLAPSIINSSTGLEFLIRILYPGVSVKSIDYIAEKLYPQVYDGSYPYHTSLERSDLVFADCLIHLSNNALSKALENKTYAYRFSIPPSVHGQDVAYTFYNHGDREVDPRAAETIQGYIANFVRSGNPNGFNLPYFAMQGKNYSMNNVGVNGTQTFVDPARGLAVDYWASGKIWDDILY, from the exons ATGTTTCTAGCGCCCATCCACTTGCTAAGACGCACTGCAACTACACCATCCCATCTACATACCATAAAATTCTTTCTGATTTATTTTTTGCCGGTCGCATTGGCGGGAGTGCTGAATACCCTGCCGATTGTAGACTTGGGATACGAACAACACAGAGCCAGTTTTCTGGATGTAGGATACATCTCATTTATAGACGAAATATCAGACCTGGCGCTAACTCATACATATACCACTTCGAACCAATACAATTTTTCAAAAATCCGCTATGGTCAAGCTCCCATTGGGGATCTCTGCTTTAAAGCCCCGCTATCCCCTAAGGGGCGAAATCCGAAACTTCAACTTGGGGAGGTGGGAAGAATTTGCCCAGAGGCGTTCCCGCATTGGTTTCGCATTTCCGAGGAATTTGCTGCCAATTTCTCAGCTGGAACTGGTGCAACTTTTAATTTGACTGCTGCTGAGATAGGAGCAAAACAGCACTTTGATTCTACTGCTCTGAAGCCTGACCCTCGAATCACTGAAGACTGCCTTTTCCTCGATGTGGTTACCCCCAAAGCAGCATTTGATAATGCACAGAAGTACGGCAGGAATTCTTCGTTAGGCGCGCCTGTCGTCATCTG GATACACGGAGGAGGGTATGTCGGTGGGTGTAAAAACCATCTCGGCGGCGTCAACTTGCCCACGATACCCACTACGCTTATTAAATCAAGCCAAGTAGCAGATAAACAAGGGATAGTATTCGTGAGTATTAATTACCGTCTTGGTGCCCTTGGCTGGCTAGGTGGCGCCTCCATTGTGCGAGCTGGAGGAGTCGCCAATGCGGGCCTCTATGATCAACAGCTGGCAATAAAATGGGTTGTGGATCACATATCTCTATTTGGCGGTGATCCAAGCAGGATTAAATTGCTTGGGGAATCTGCTGGTG CCATTGTCCAGTCTCCTGGCTACTGGCCAATTTTCGATCCGGATCTTGCTGAATCAGCAACGAAACAATTCTTGGCTGTTCTGAATGTCAGTTCCGTCGAGGAATCTCGGACTCTGGACTCTGCGACTGTGATCAAAGCAAATCAACTTCAAATCAACAGATCTCCTAATAGGTACTTCGGATATGACCCTACGGTTGACAGCCTCTTCGTGCCTGACCTTCCTCACATCCTCTTGTCAAAGGGGGCGCATACTAAAAATGTCAAAGTCATGACGAGTTATACAAATAATGAAGGGCCACTTCTTGCGCCCTCAATCATCAATTCGAGTACCGGACTCGAGTTTCTAATTCGTATCCTCTACCCCGGAGTCTCTGTTAAGTCGATTGACTACATTGCCGAGAAATTGTATCCCCAAGTTTACGATGGTTCTTATCCCTATCACACCTCGCTCGAGCGTTCGGATCTAGTATTTGCGGATTGCCTGATTCACCTCTCTAACAATGCCCTCTCCAAGGCGTTGGAGAACAAAACCTATGCTTATAGATTCTCAATACCTCCCAGTGTTCATGGACAGGACGTTGCGTATACATTTTATAACCATGGTGATCGGGAGGTAGATCCTCGAGCAGCTGAGACAATCCAAGGATATATTGCAAACTTTGTTCGGAGTGGAAATCCTAATGGCTTTAATCTTCCTTACTTTGCAATGCAGGGGAAGAATTACAGTATGAATAACGTTGGCGTGAATGGTACTCAGACCTTTGTTGACCCGGCCCGTGGACTAGCAGTAGACTACTGGGCCAGTGGGAAGATTTGGGATGATATTCTCTATTAG
- a CDS encoding fungal-specific transcription factor domain-containing protein — MALSSHQRIRTVPGSCWTCKNRRILCDLTKPVCRRCIGVGSSCQYSQVTLKRPLRLVPHVPAAFQPIAFPAGLSSTLEEKAFSYFHRRLWPLLTAVDDQITFPLDPVINNQVVRVVICLLAESHRFLQDRRNNPPDTVRKRRECIEAVNKEIDRCSSDINANMQPLLFAILLLYFYEGYIECPWWSHSTLIHQNGIQATITRMGGLQRVLKSGHTSLHVLLSLFATAELTTRMLRGGVPSISPRSWRLFSPGPAWWREHLPDNTPSSEPCLGNIMEYMSDIVCYRQFLIDNEALPSTEVINGFERALQPSFAPFGLVETVSQESSTESLLISHYAFLRAYQHTAYIFLYRGVCSLPTTHPLVQQHVDACLDAIDMVSRSSKAVNCLVFPLCVAGSHVQTLQRQRHILKVLFDIQNTIKFASLQQIIQFLESCWKIEIVDSSWLEVFISLNSNIISF; from the coding sequence ATGGCCCTATCATCGCATCAGCGAATCAGAACAGTCCCTGGATCCTGTTGGACATGTAAAAACCGTCGTATTCTATGCGATCTTACGAAGCCTGTGTGCCGGCGTTGTATCGGAGTAGGGTCGTCCTGTCAATATTCCCAGGTTACACTGAAGCGACCTCTAAGACTGGTACCTCATGTTCCTGCCGCCTTCCAACCCATTGCTTTCCCTGCTGGCCTGTCCAGCACTTTGGAGGAGAAAGCCTTCTCTTATTTTCACAGACGGCTTTGGCCTCTCCTCACTGCGGTTGATGATCAGATCACTTTTCCGCTAGATCCGGTCATAAACAATCAGGTCGTACGTGTGGTGATTTGCCTGCTGGCAGAATCGCATCGTTTCCTTCAAGACAGGCGCAACAACCCGCCCGATACCGTTCGAAAGCGCAGAGAGTGTATAGAGGCCGTGAACAAGGAGATTGATCGCTGCTCTTCAGATATCAATGCCAACATGCAGCCACTATTATTTGCTATTCTACTTCTTTACTTTTACGAAGGATATATAGAATGCCCTTGGTGGTCTCATTCTACATTGATTCACCAAAATGGTATTCAGGCAACGATTACGAGAATGGGTGGATTACAACGGGTGTTAAAATCTGGTCACACATCACTTCATGTCTTATTATCTCTTTTTGCAACAGCAGAACTCACAACAAGAATGCTAAGGGGAGGCGTGCCTTCAATTTCTCCGCGCTCATGGCGCCTCTTCAGTCCTGGGCCAGCATGGTGGCGGGAACATCTTCCAGACAATACACCATCCTCGGAACCGTGTTTAGGAAATATTATGGAGTATATGTCTGATATAGTGTGCTACCGACAATTCTTAATTGACAATGAAGCACTGCCATCGACGGAGGTGATCAATGGATTTGAAAGAGCACTTCAGCCTTCATTCGCCCCCTTTGGGCTAGTTGAAACTGTCTCTCAGGAGAGTTCTACTGAATCCTTACTCATATCACATTACGCTTTCCTCCGGGCCTATCAACACACTGCATATATCTTTTTATACAGAGGAGTGTGCAGTTTACCCACGACTCACCCTCTGGTACAACAGCATGTTGATGCCTGCCTCGACGCTATCGATATGGTTTCACGCTCATCTAAAGCTGTTAACTGCTTGGTCTTTCCTCTATGTGTTGCAGGATCGCATGTCCAGACTCTCCAGCGTCAGCGTCATATCTTAAAAGTCCTATTTGATATACAGAATACAATTAAATTTGCTTCTTTACAGCAAATAATACAGTTTTTAGAAAGCTGTTGGAAAATAGAAATAGTAGATAGCTCATGGCTTGaggtatttatatctttaaatagCAATATAATTAGcttttaa
- a CDS encoding major facilitator superfamily domain-containing protein, whose protein sequence is MFLQEKRDSRPEDLESGLQPQPAKAADAPPDESAPAPLAESGVAGHRDFPDGGVQAWLQVAGSFALYFNHLYGVFQNYYETELLAGTSASVISWVGSVQIFCFVAVAVITGPLYDMGYCRSLIIAGAAFETGGFMLTSISTKFWQILLAQGICVGLGMCFISMPSMAIVPLYFGKRRARAMATATIGSGLGAAVYPLIFQNLLAKVGFGWTIRVLGFITLAMCLFALFTLKPRPNPEKPAWQVKGFSWRWFIDLSAFKELTYGYALAHGMQGLTLFGYLLTIMNASSIVGRIVSSFVADKFGSLDTYVVVLTFGGASIFYWLSVVNIAGNVAFVVLWVFFSGGVVSLTNVVLTGITPDLSRLGTRLGMVSMIKGLGGLIGPPISGAVLDATGQYLGVQLIAACGMMLTAVVMLVLRLVVAGRLLK, encoded by the exons ATGTTCCTACAGGAGAAGCGGGATTCGCGCCCTGAGGACCTTGAGTCTGGGTTACAACCACAGCCGGCCAAGGCGGCAGATGCACCGCCTGATGAATCGGCTCCGGCGCCGCTAGCCGAAAGCGGTGTCGCCGGCCACCGCGATTTCCCGGATGGCGGAGTCCAGGCTTGGTTACAGGTCGCCGGGTCATTCGCTCTGTATTTCAATCATCT CTACGGCGTGTTCCAGAACTACTACGAGACGGAGCTTCTGGCCGGGACGTCGGCGTCCGTCATCTCCTGGGTCGGCTCCGTCCAGATTTTCTGTTTCGTGGCGGTCGCGGTGATAACGGGACCACTCTACGACATGGGTTACTGCCGAAGCCTCATCATTGCCGGAGCGGCCTTCGAGACCGGCGGCTTCATGCTGaccagcatcagcaccaagTTTTGGCAGATCCTCCTCGCCCAAGGTATCTGCGTCGGCCTCGGGATGTGCTTCATTTCGATGCCGTCCATGGCCATCGTGCCACTGTACTTTGGAAAGCGAAGGGCCCGAGCCATGGCCACGGCCACAATCGGCAGCGGTCTCGGCGCGGCTGTGTATCCCCTCATCTTCCAGAACCTATTGGCCAAGGTGGGCTTCGGCTGGACCATCCGTGTGCTCGGCTTTATCACACTGGCCATGTGTCTATTCGCACTTTTCACCCTCAAACCGCGGCCCAACCCGGAGAAGCCTGCGTGGCAGGTCAAGGGTTTCTCGTGGCGATGGTTCATCGACCTCTCGGCTTTCAAAGAGCTCACCTAT GGCTACGCCCTTGCCCATGGGATGCAAGGCCTGACACTCTTTGGCTACCTGCTGACAATCATGAATGCATCGTCTATTGTCGGTCGAATTGTGTCATCTTTTGTGGCTGATAAATTCGGCTCTCTGGATACCTATGTGGTCGTTCTGACATTTGGCGGCGCGTCCATATTCTACTGGCTGAGTGTCGTCAACATCGCCGGCAACGTCGCCTTTGTTGTGCTTTGGGTTTTCTTTTCAGGAGGCGTCGTCTCACTCACCAACGTTGTATTGACAGGAATTACGCCCGACCTGAGCCGCTTAGGAACGCGTCTGGGCATGGTCTCAATGATTAAAGGCTTGGGAGGACTCATCGGGCCGCCCATTTCTGGCGCTGTCCTCGATGCCACGGGTCAGTATCTAGGAGTGCAGCTGATTGCCGCGTGCGGCATGATGCTGACTGCTGTTGTGATGCTTGTATTGAGATTGGTCGTTGCTGGGAGATTGTTAAAGTAG